A DNA window from Castanea sativa cultivar Marrone di Chiusa Pesio chromosome 7, ASM4071231v1 contains the following coding sequences:
- the LOC142644270 gene encoding uncharacterized protein LOC142644270, protein MSCLAWNCRRLENLRTGRELVEIIRAKDPSVVILAETLTDDARLEFVQRSTGFDHRWVVPRVGRGGGLVLYWKASINLKVEDLDRHYIDAVIDKNTENEWRLTGFYGEPDTARRLKLGQDEKLGGVRRPYNQMQQFREVIDEYGFMDLGFEGSKFTWSKQFENGASIWERLDRCLVNNRWFLKFGGSKVYHLSCNSLDHIPILISLSGLIPPTRKKNFRFEQMWLSNSSYEEVVVSAWSSGGEVGVEGDILRKIDKCGKELGQWEKDVFGNVRLELNRLKKDLVKEERVAMVSGNNFKERQIKKEIKVLQDREALMWAQRSHVLWANQGDKNTKYFHSCASKRYRKNSVEGIKDEGGTWRTRREDIGEVMVNYYKTIYFSGGEGLHRHIRLCANSDR, encoded by the exons ATGAGTTGTTTAGCTTGGAACTGTCGTAGGCTTGAGAACCTGCGTACAGGGAGAGAGCTCGTGGAAATCATACGGGCAAAAGATCCCTCTGTAGTGATTTTAGCCGAGACGCTTACAGATGATGCAAGGCTAGAGTTTGTTCAAAGAAGTACTGGTTTCGATCATAGATGGGTTGTACCAAGAGTGGGTAGAGGTGGTGGATTGGTGCTTTATTGGAAAGCTTCAATCAATCTAAAGGTGGAAGATTTGGATAGGCACTATATTGATGCGGTGATTGATAAAAATACGGAGAATGAGTGGAGATTAACCGGTTTTTATGGTGAACCTGATACAGCTAGACGTCTGAAGCTTGG ACAGGATGAGAAGCTTGGGGGTGTACGAAGGCCTTATAATCAGATGCAGCAATTTAGGGAGGTGATCGATGAATATGGGTTCATGGACTTGGGATTTGAGGGATCTAAATTCACTTGGAGTAAGCAGTTCGAAAATGGGGCTTCAATTTGGGAAAGGCTTGATAGGTGTTTGGTAAATAATAGATGGTTCTTGAAGTTTGGAGGTTCAAAGGTGTATCATTTGTCATGTAACTCATTGGATCATATTCCAATTCTTATATCTCTATCAGGTTTGATCCCACCTACtcggaaaaaaaatttcaggttcGAACAAATGTGGCTCTCAAATTCAAGTTATGAAGAGGTGGTAGTTTCGGCTTGGAGTAGTGGGGGTGAAGTTGGTGTAGAGGGTGATATACTTAGAAAAATTGACAAGTGTGGAAAGGAATTGGGGCAATGGGAGAAAGATGTTTTTGGGAATGTGAGATTGGAATTAAACCGGTTGAAAAAGGACCTAGTCAAGGAAGAAAGGGTAGCCATGGTTAGTGGAAATAATTTTAAGGAGagacaaattaaaaaagaaattaaggtgTTGCAAGATAGGGAAGCTTTGATGTGGGCTCAACGGTCACATGTTCTTTGGGCAAATCAGGGggacaaaaatacaaaatacttcCATAGTTGTGCTTCAAAGAGATATAGGAAGAACTCAGTGGAAGGTATTAAAGATGAGGGAGGGACTTGGAGAACTCGTCGGGAGGATATTGGGGAAGTGATGGTGAATTACT